Genomic window (Rhododendron vialii isolate Sample 1 chromosome 4a, ASM3025357v1):
TTAATGAGTACATAGGCGTGGGAAACTCTTCGGTGAAGAAGCATTTTCCTTAGTCAAACAAGTGAGACGGGACTTTCCGAAGTGAGACCAATACGCATGTGatttccaaaccaaaaaagCGCGGGCTTCAACTTTTTTACATAATAGAGGATAACATTGTAAATTCACATACAGAAGACAACGAAAAGAAATGCAATCGTATACCAAAATAAtggagattaaaaaaattaaaagtacaCATTTGATCTTACCATGGCAGCCAGTGGTGAGGCATACATGATGATGTTAAGCCCTGCACCCATAATTCCCATGGCATCTATTCTATTATCACCTTTCAAAGCCAATTGAGTCACCATAATTGCTACTGCCAGAAAACCCACGTCCAGAATCCCCACAAGAATCGCAGTCTTAGCCTAAAAACATGATGATCATGGCTAATTAAAAATATAGGGagattaattataaaaaaaaaaaacacgtaatCACTTATATCTTTTCctacatctatatatatatatatatatatatatatatatatatatatatatatatatatctccatAAGATAAAATTAATAAGCCTAATTAGTAATTCAACCTTTGATGATAAATtggattttcgaaaaaaaaaaactttagatGTTGCCCTCCCATTCCCCCCTTTTGGAAATATACTGCTaacattttagaaaaaaaagttgTATAATATACAAAAAGTGATATCAATTTTTGCCGATACAAGTCGCAAAACGCTACGAATTAACGTATAAAAGGTGATGATGAGGAAAATCTTAGGAGAGAGATcactatttttttcaacaaattctTATGTGAAAGAGGCTAGGGTGtaggatttttgaaaaaggagaTCATCTCTATAGTTCTAAATTTTGAAGAACAAAAACCTAAAATGATTATACTAACACGATAATTTCGCAACGTGAGTAGGGCAGTTGTACGTCCAGACTCATACGCCCCTTGATACTATACCTTGTGTACACATACATGGAATGTATATTCGGaatgtatatttgtatatacgagAATAGAAATATATAGAAGTGAAGGAAAAAGACGATGGTGGTGTTGATGGATGTTGTCGAGCAGATCCCTGCCGAGCAGGTGCAGAGCGGCCCATCCGGCTATTCATCTCAACACGGATGGCTTGAATCGAATCTGAGCGCCTACAAATTGCATACAGATCTGAACCGCTCATTGCTTGGTTAAGATTAGAGCCATCGAAGCGGCCTAGCTCTCTGCACCGCTCCACGGGATGCTGCCATCTCCCATTCTGTTGATGATCAAGTGGTAGCTAGAAGCCTAGAAGTACTTACTCTCGTATTTTGGGGTGCGTATATGAGAAATATGGAGAGATAGATTGCTTCAACAACGATGCCGAAGCCATTGACAGTGGCAACAAGTAATTCACCAGATTTCATGAGCCCGTAATAAGTCCACAACGAAGAATTCAACAATGTGCAGATGTAAGGAAGGCTTTCAAACTCTTCGGTCGATCGCTGCTTTATTATTCTCCAGAATGTACTCCTGCATTAATTCACAAATTAAGGTTTTCATTCTCAATCTCTACGGTTGCGATTTTTCATTCCTTGAAAATAACAATAcggaattaaaaaaatactaagaCACAAATTAAATCGTGGGAATATTTGTAAAATAGATTAGCATTTGTATGATGCTTGATTCCGAAAATTCGGTTGTTTTCAGAATCAATTGTGCAGAACACTTAAGAcaatcaactctctctctctctctctctctctctctctctctctctctctctctctctctctctctctctctctctctcgatctcgatcTCGAAAGTATGTGCATGGACAAACATGTGAAAAGAAGAATGGGGCAAATTTAAGAAGCTAGAAATAGCTTACATGGGGGAGAGAAACATCAGAACAGAGATAACGTTGCCTGCAACAAGAAAAGGCCAACAAAtgagtccctttttttttttcttttctatttttgccCTCCTAAATTAATCAAATGAATGATAAAACACCGACATCGATCGATCACACTTCGACTTAAATGTGTAGAACAAGAATATAAATGTAAGTTACCTATCactccaataaccaaactcaagccTTCCATTTCCAGGTGAGAAAACCTGAAAGAAAAAAGCACTGAGTTTTGATACTGATGTTGGGAATTATTTGAGGCTTGCTGAGTGCTGGCTTTGGGGAGAACGATTAGAAAATGATAACTCATGTTGCATGCTTCAACAACTCATGTTGACTGCTCTATATAGTATATTCCATCACATGTTTTGCACTACCAATGAAGATCATAAATTATTTGGGTGCTATCAACGGagtcaatttatatttgattTGATCTTGGGGGTTTTTTTGTTACCCAGACATCCGGGTCAACTTGCACGCATCTCGATCGACTAATTTTGGActcctgaagttaacgaccaaGTAAACCCTCGAGTGGGCTCACGGTTTGGAATGTTTAGCCTCTTTGGGATTGAAACATGTGAAATCATGGAGAACAAACATTTATTTGATTTCTCATGTTATTGGTTTTGGCTCGGCTTTAAGTGGACTCTCGCTGGTAGATTGTGGAGTTAGTCCCGCAGGAATTAATCGTTTTCTACGTAACCTCGCTCGGACACTCGAGTTATCATTAAAATGCATTATTTGGGAGGAGCCCATTGTAAAGCTTGTAGCAACCTATGTAAATTAATTAACAAGTGGTCAACTAGCCGTTAGGTAGGACATATATTTCTTTCGGTTTCGTGATTAATGCGTATTCGTATTTgtatttaccccaaaaaaaataaaataaaataatgcgTATTTGTAGCTGCTTAACATGTgctttaagattttttttcgAGAAAACTGAAACTTTCATTACCAAAACATAGCCAAAGAACAAGCCCTGGGTTCCCGTTGTTCGCAAGGCCATCCAAGCCGTTCGTGCTCGGCAACGGACGATTCAGATTTCATTTCAGCTGACGGTTCAAATTTTATCTTGATAGACGGCAGAGATATGTTCGTCTAAGATAAAATctgcgccgttcattgccgagcaCAGACGACTTAAACAACCACGTACTAGCCCTCCCCTTTCAGACTTGTTGCTTTAGGAGTGTACAAAGAAACTTTTGGCATTATCGACTTTTCACAGGTTTTACACCCCATATTGAGTTGAGCTTTACAATGCGACTCAACCAAATTTCACAACTACTAGCCAggatggggaaaaaaaaatacatcaagAAGGATTGTAGGGTCCAAGAATTAGTCCGAGATAAACGTAAGTTTGCTCGAGATTCTCTGCATTACTAAAACAATCATAAAGCGCTATGGAACTGTCGCGGTGTTATGCATACCCACGGCCCACCACATATTTTGCATGAGATCAATTGTCAAAtcatgaaaaaggaaaaataaaaaaaagaaaagaaaagccaaaGCTCTCTATTTGTAAATTGATTATTAATTAGGGCATCCGCACCAGCCTCTTTatattttggatcaatttacaccttaaaaagtcactttattactttagctacccATTTTTAAAATAACTACTGCATCAGATTCTTTACTCTCATTCTCCTCTCAATAAATAATCAAACCCATCTCAATTAAATACTCTCCATTGCCTCGGAGAGGgaaacaaaagcaagaaaaggTGCAAAAATCAGAAGAGGTGGACTGGTGGAGTACAGAAAGAGGGATTGGGAAACAATATAAAAGTGGGAAGCCAGTGAACAGTTCCTCGGCTGTCCAACCGAGCAACTGTAGCAATGTTAGAGTTTTTTAAAAGTAGAGAGGAAAGAAGAGAGACTGATGCAAgggtttttgggtgtttttttttcttttggctctTTAATTTAGTTTGAAGAGGGAAGTAAAGAGAGaggtgtggatgctctaaaaccTAAAT
Coding sequences:
- the LOC131324525 gene encoding bidirectional sugar transporter SWEET17-like, whose product is MSYHFLIVLPKASTQQASNNSQHQYQNSVLFSFRFSHLEMEGLSLVIGVIGNVISVLMFLSPMSTFWRIIKQRSTEEFESLPYICTLLNSSLWTYYGLMKSGELLVATVNGFGIVVEAIYLSIFLIYAPQNTRAKTAILVGILDVGFLAVAIMVTQLALKGDNRIDAMGIMGAGLNIIMYASPLAAMKRVVTTKSVEFMPFFLSFSFFLNGGVWAFYAILVQDYILAVPNGTGFILGSAQLVLYAIYRNPKPSKNGLINGLLEEGHQHEHLILPSDQIISQQES